Proteins encoded by one window of Salvia splendens isolate huo1 chromosome 7, SspV2, whole genome shotgun sequence:
- the LOC121741019 gene encoding putative low molecular weight protein-tyrosine-phosphatase slr0328: MNTLHTATLSTPIARNSPNRGCAPLLSGKLQPLPPNTRSAKHPIPSIKSTRVLAAASMPPTADDDAPPSRPFSVLFVCLGNICRSPAAEGVFRHLVKERGLDSKLRIDSAGTINYHEGDQADPRMRASSKKRGIEITSISRPIKPSDFRDFDLILAMDNQNREDILGAFERWRHRETLLPADAADKVRLMCSYCKRHDETQVPDPYYGGSQGFEKVLDLLEDACESLLENIVSQEL, encoded by the exons ATGAACACTCTGCACACAGCAACGTTATCAACTCCAATTGCCCGAAATTCACCAAATCGCGGCTGCGCTCCTCTCCTCTCCGGCAAACTCCAACCACTTCCGCCAAATACTCGTTCAGCTAAACATCCAATTCCATCCATAAAATCCACGAGAGTACTCGCCGCGGCGTCAATGCCTCCGACCGCAGACGACGACGCGCCGCCGAGCAGACCGTTCTCGGTGCTGTTCGTCTGCCTCGGCAACATATGCCGGAGCCCCGCCGCGGAAGGCGTTTTCCGGCACCTCGTCAAGGAGAGGGGCCTCGATTCCAAATTGCGCATCGATTCCGCCGGCACTATCAACTACCATGAG GGTGATCAAGCAGATCCAAGAATGAGGGCATCTTCAAAAAAGCGTGGAATTGAGATAACTTCAATATCAAGGCCGATAAAGCCATCAGATTTTAGGGATTTTGATCTTATTCTTGCAATGGATAATCAAAACAGAG AGGATATACTAGGTGCATTCGAGAGGTGGAGACACAGAGAGACACTACTACCCGCAGACGCAGCTGACAAG GTTCGCTTGATGTGTTCTTATTGCAAGAGGCACGATGAAACCCAAGTTCCCGACCCCTACTATGGTGGATCGCAAGGTTTCGAGAAG GTTTTGGATTTACTCGAAGACGCGTGTGAGTCCCTATTGGAAAACATTGTTTCTCAGGAGCTCTAA